In Sphingomonas sp. KC8, the sequence CGCTGGCCGCCGGCCCCGATCTGGGCCTTGGCGCCAGTGGTGCGCGGGTGGCGGCGCTGCGCCAGCGGCTCGCGGTGGAAGATGCCCAGGTGAAACGCAGCGGCGACAAGTTCGACGCCGAACTGGTGGAAGCCGTGCGCCGGGCGCAACGCCGCTACGGCCTGAACCCCACGGGCACCGTTGCCGGGCAGACGCTGGCCGCGCTGAACGTGCCCGCGGGCGAACGCGTCCGCCAGATCATGGCCAACATGGAACGCTGGCGCTGGCTGCCGCAGGACCTGCCGAAAAATCGCATCCAGGTGAATATCGCCGCCGCCATCCTCACAGTGTTCGACGGCGATGTCCCCGTCCAGTCGATGCGCGCCGTGACCGGCCGGCCGGGCGATGAAACGCCGATGCTGCAATCGAAAATCCACAGCATCGTGATCAACCCGCCGTGGAACGTGCCATCGTCGATCGCGACGCGCGAATTGTGGCCCAAGGAAAAGAAAAGCCCCGGCTATCTGAAGCGCAACGGTTTCAAGGTGATCGACACCGGCAATGGCGGCACCCGGCTGCAACAGGCGGCTGGCACGCGCAGCGCACTTGGCCGTTACAAGTTCGATTTCGACAATAATTTCTCGGTCTATCTGCACGACACCCCGTCGCAATCGACCTTCCAGCAATATAGCCGGTTGGCGAGCCATGGCTGCGTGCGGCTGGAAAAGCCCGCCGAACTGGCGAATTTGCTGCTGAAGAACGAAAGCGCCTGGGGCAGCGACGCGATCGAGGCCGCCGTCGACAAGGGCAATACCGTGCGGGCACGGATCAGTGATCCGGTGACCGTCTATCTGCTGTACTGGACGGCGTTCGCCAGCAGCAGCGGGCAGATGAATTTCCGGGCCGATCCTTATAATTGGGACGGCAAGCTGGCGGCGAAGATCGAAGCGCGATCAGGCCGCACGGCCGTGGCCGCACGCTGACGTTGATCTGAGAGGAAATACATGACGAACCGTCGCCCGATTATTGCCGCCGCTTTGCTCGCGCTGACCATATTGGCCGGCTGTTCCAGTTCCGATCCGGAAGCGACGCCAAACGAAATGAGCGACGAGAACGTCGTACCCGAAGGCGATGTGCCCGAGGCCGAACCGGTGACACCGGCGGAAACGGCCCCGCCCGAACCGACGACGCCAACGAACATCATCGTCGCCGAACCTGAAGCACCGGTCGCGCCCGATGCGCAGATGCTGGACGATGCCGATGCGACGGGCATGACCGCGCGCCTGCCCCGCAATACGGGTGACGACGCGCAGGCCCCCGCCAGCCAGGAATAAGCCGATCGCCGGATCGCGCGCGGCGGATCAGCCCTCGCGCGCGACCTGGAAACCGGCGAAGGATTGCGACACCGGCATCAATTCGATGCTGTTGATATTGAGGTGGGCCGGCTGCGTCGCCACCCAGTAAAGCGTTTCGGCGATGTCGGCCGCCGTCATCGGGCTGGCCCCGGCATAAAGCGCATCGGACACCGCCTGATCGCCGCTGGTGCGGACCAGCGTAAATTCGGTTTCGACCATGCCCGGTTCGATCGAGGTAACGCGCACCCCGGTGCCGTGCAGATCGGATCGCAGGCCGAGCGAAAATTGCCGGACGAACGCCTTGGTGCCGCCATAGGCATTGCCGCCCCGATAGGGATAGGTGCCGGCGACCGAACCGAGATTGAGGATCACCCCGCGCCGCGCGATCAACCGGGGCAGAAGCCGGTAGGTGATCGTGGCCAGCCCGGTGACATTGGTGTCGATCATCTGCCGCCACTGGCCCAGATCGGCTTCCTGCGCCGGCGCGGTGCCAAGCGCGAGGCCGGCATTGTTGATCAGCACGTCGATATCGCCGAATCCATCGGGCAGCCCCGCCAGCGCCGCATCGATCGCGGCTTCGTCGCGAATATCGAAGGTGAGCGCACAGGCCCGGTCCGCCCCCAGTTCCGCCACCAGCGCATCCAGCCGCTCGCGCCGCCGCCCGGTTGCGATCACCTTCCAGCCGGCCGCGGCAAAGCGCCGGGCGGCCGCCGCGCCAATGCCCGCCGTCGCCCCCGTGATCAGGACGGTTCCACCCATGTCTTTTCCTTTGTCATCGAAAATCGCCGCCGGATCGCGCCCTTATAGAGCCTGCTGCCGAAAGCGCGACCGGCCAGAACGGATATTGCCCCCCATGGAATCGTTTCGTTCAGGTGCCGGCCACGTGATCGATGCCATGACGGATCCGGATCACAGTACGTTCGCCGAAGAAAGGATTCTTGCGATGCGCACTTCCCTGACGCTGATGCTCGCCAGCGCCCTGATGATGACGTCCGGCCTGGCCAGCGCCGCCACCGATCGCAGCCCGGACGCGCAGATCGCCCGCGCCACCGCCGGCCGGATCGCCGGCACCCCGGTCGACTGCATCTTCCTGCGCGACATCCGTTCGTCGAAGATCATCAGCCGCACGGCCATCATCTATGAGGCGAATAACGGCACCGTCTATGTGAACCGGCCGCCGGCCGGCGCCTCCCAGTTGCGCGATGGCGACGTGCTCGTCACCGACACCCATTCGTCGCGGCTGTGCAGCATCGATACCGTCCGGCTGTACAGCACATCCGCCCGGATGCAGACCGGCGCGGTCGGGCTGGGACCGTTCATCCCCTATACCAAACCCGCCAGGAACCCCGGCCACTGAACCTTGGCAAGGGCGTCACGACCAGAGCGCGACGCCCTTGCCGATATGGCCGCGTGACGGCACGTCGAGGATCGCTTCGTTCATGATGTGCTGCAGCTTTTCCACCGCATCGGGCAATGGCAGCGGGCGCGAAATGTAGAATCCCTGGACGTGGCTGCAACCCCAGGCGCGCAGTGCGGCGACGTCGCCCGGATCCTCGACCCCTTCGGCCACCACTTCGATACCGAGTTGGCGGCCGATATCGATCACGCCCTTCACCAGCGTGGAATTGCGTTCGAGCAGGATGCGCCCGCCGCGCAGGAAGCTCTGGTCGAGTTTGAGCCGATCGATGATGAAATCGCCCAGATAGGATAGCGACGAATAGCCGGTGCCGAAATCGTCGAGCGCCAGCTTGTAGCCGCGCTGCTTCATCCCTTCGAGCACCGC encodes:
- a CDS encoding L,D-transpeptidase family protein, whose protein sequence is MRQTAGAMTVAGLLTAPLAAAPQTTAQVPQPAQGPPVNLLPPPAPVPMAPPAPVIPLPTLTAVQSVQLATLINSDAIAQGLRYAGGTPASFSDNDTLVRAALDHAHAVHAGRLDPADFQKDWGLRPLPYDPLPAFADAVKRDRLAQWIASLPPPYAGYDGLRKGLATYRAIDAAGGWPALAAGPDLGLGASGARVAALRQRLAVEDAQVKRSGDKFDAELVEAVRRAQRRYGLNPTGTVAGQTLAALNVPAGERVRQIMANMERWRWLPQDLPKNRIQVNIAAAILTVFDGDVPVQSMRAVTGRPGDETPMLQSKIHSIVINPPWNVPSSIATRELWPKEKKSPGYLKRNGFKVIDTGNGGTRLQQAAGTRSALGRYKFDFDNNFSVYLHDTPSQSTFQQYSRLASHGCVRLEKPAELANLLLKNESAWGSDAIEAAVDKGNTVRARISDPVTVYLLYWTAFASSSGQMNFRADPYNWDGKLAAKIEARSGRTAVAAR
- a CDS encoding SDR family NAD(P)-dependent oxidoreductase, which translates into the protein MGGTVLITGATAGIGAAAARRFAAAGWKVIATGRRRERLDALVAELGADRACALTFDIRDEAAIDAALAGLPDGFGDIDVLINNAGLALGTAPAQEADLGQWRQMIDTNVTGLATITYRLLPRLIARRGVILNLGSVAGTYPYRGGNAYGGTKAFVRQFSLGLRSDLHGTGVRVTSIEPGMVETEFTLVRTSGDQAVSDALYAGASPMTAADIAETLYWVATQPAHLNINSIELMPVSQSFAGFQVAREG